From Thermodesulfovibrionia bacterium, a single genomic window includes:
- a CDS encoding ATP-binding cassette domain-containing protein, protein MIQVSNLEKSYGKQTLFDNVSFTIAPGERIGLVGRNGHGKSTFFRMLIGEDHPDSGIINVPDHYSIGHLSQHLRFTEKTVLKEACLGLKPNEYGIDETYKVETVLHGLGFSVADIELDPKDLSGGYQVRLSLAKVLVSEPNLLLLDEPTNYLDIVSIRWIKKFLSNWKNELILITHDRSFMDTVITHTMAIHRCKVRKMIGSTDKLYQQILMEEEIHEQTRVNEAKKRKVTEDFINRFRAKATKAKAVQSRVKSLERKGVLEKLSHIKNLDFQFKSAPFNGKRLLEVQNLSFSYDKDTKPLIEDFSIAVGKFDRIAIIGQNGKGKTTLLSILAGELSPQSGNISPHPAMKVAYFGQANIERLNPELTVEEEVASVQPEHHRTSVRSICGLMMFSGDDALKKVDVLSGGEKSRVLLAKLLVSPANMLMLDEPTNHLDMESVDSLTEAINDFEGAVIIVTHNEMLLHAMATRLVVYDGGKVTLFEGTYQDFLDRVGWSDEGEVTLSASKPDAAPIKQINKKEMRRLRAELVTERSKATVEMKKRIAEIESTITQLEKKVSDESQELINVSHKGDRDSISRLSKSIDNSKGRIEVLFIELDELTAKHEKRLKEFEERLNELS, encoded by the coding sequence ATGATACAGGTCTCTAATTTAGAAAAGTCGTACGGCAAGCAGACACTATTTGACAATGTAAGCTTTACCATCGCTCCGGGTGAACGCATCGGGCTGGTCGGCAGGAACGGGCACGGCAAGTCCACATTTTTCCGCATGCTGATCGGGGAAGATCATCCTGACTCAGGCATCATCAATGTACCAGACCACTATTCCATAGGCCATCTTTCTCAGCATCTTCGCTTTACAGAGAAGACAGTCTTGAAAGAGGCATGCCTCGGGCTTAAGCCGAATGAATACGGCATTGATGAGACATACAAGGTTGAGACTGTCCTTCATGGGCTTGGGTTTTCTGTGGCTGACATAGAGCTTGACCCGAAAGACCTTTCAGGCGGGTATCAGGTAAGGCTGAGCCTTGCAAAGGTACTTGTTTCTGAGCCGAACCTCCTTCTGCTTGATGAGCCTACAAACTATCTTGATATCGTATCTATCCGCTGGATAAAAAAGTTTCTGAGCAACTGGAAGAATGAACTTATCCTTATCACACATGACAGGAGTTTTATGGATACGGTTATCACTCATACAATGGCCATTCACAGGTGTAAGGTGCGCAAGATGATCGGTTCAACTGATAAGCTCTATCAGCAGATCCTTATGGAAGAGGAGATACATGAGCAGACGAGGGTGAATGAGGCAAAGAAACGGAAAGTGACTGAGGATTTTATAAACAGGTTCAGGGCAAAGGCTACGAAGGCAAAGGCCGTGCAGTCGAGGGTGAAATCACTCGAAAGGAAGGGAGTCCTGGAAAAACTTTCTCATATTAAGAACCTGGATTTTCAGTTCAAGAGTGCGCCGTTCAATGGGAAGAGGCTTCTTGAGGTGCAGAATCTCTCCTTTTCATATGACAAAGACACGAAGCCGTTAATAGAGGACTTCAGTATCGCTGTGGGCAAGTTTGACCGTATAGCGATAATAGGCCAGAACGGTAAGGGGAAGACCACTCTTTTGAGCATTCTTGCCGGAGAACTTTCGCCCCAGAGCGGGAATATCAGCCCTCACCCTGCCATGAAGGTTGCCTACTTCGGCCAGGCAAATATTGAGCGGCTTAATCCTGAACTGACCGTTGAGGAAGAGGTTGCGAGTGTTCAGCCTGAACATCACAGGACATCTGTCCGCAGCATATGCGGCCTTATGATGTTCAGCGGAGACGATGCTTTAAAAAAGGTAGACGTGCTTTCAGGAGGTGAAAAGAGCAGGGTGCTTCTTGCGAAACTGCTTGTCAGCCCTGCCAATATGCTTATGCTTGATGAGCCGACCAACCACCTGGACATGGAATCCGTTGACTCGCTTACAGAGGCTATAAATGATTTTGAGGGCGCTGTCATAATAGTCACTCATAATGAGATGCTTCTTCATGCCATGGCAACAAGGCTGGTGGTTTATGATGGGGGGAAGGTGACCCTTTTTGAAGGCACATATCAGGACTTCCTCGACCGCGTGGGCTGGAGCGATGAGGGCGAGGTAACTCTCTCTGCAAGCAAGCCTGATGCTGCTCCTATTAAGCAGATCAATAAAAAAGAGATGCGCCGTCTCAGGGCTGAGCTGGTAACAGAGAGGTCAAAGGCCACAGTTGAGATGAAGAAGAGGATCGCTGAGATCGAATCAACTATCACGCAGCTTGAGAAGAAGGTCAGTGATGAGAGCCAGGAACTTATCAATGTATCGCACAAGGGTGATAGAGATTCTATAAGCCGCCTCTCGAAGTCTATCGATAATTCAAAAGGCAGGATCGAGGTGCTCTTTATCGAGCTTGATGAGCTTACAGCGAAGCACGAAAAAAGGTTGAAAGAATTTGAAGAGAGGCTTAACGAACTGTCATAG
- a CDS encoding YihY/virulence factor BrkB family protein — MHVIRSFGRSLNAFIQDDCLYLSASISYFLIVSIVPLSLMILALFGYFIGESQDLYQFALAGLISAFPSVTSSVTAELQNLIIFRGISFFTFLVYCFLSLQLYYSMEHAMNVIFDVPQKRHFLISILWSILIVTLVMLSLILAFTLSSFAVIFHGHPMNIFGIAVGVKLGIFLKYIAPYLLVLSVFTAIFMIVPKARVRPLHAFLGSVLVAILWDIGKNFFTWYVKNVADLGMIYGSLTTFIFALVWVYYSSCIVLLGGEFVSCLASTHRK; from the coding sequence ATGCATGTCATCAGATCTTTTGGAAGGAGCCTGAATGCTTTCATTCAGGACGACTGTTTATATCTCTCTGCCTCAATATCATATTTTCTTATCGTTTCCATTGTGCCTCTGAGCCTGATGATACTCGCGCTCTTCGGGTATTTTATCGGGGAGAGCCAGGATCTATATCAGTTTGCCCTCGCCGGACTTATAAGCGCTTTTCCTTCTGTTACAAGCAGTGTAACGGCTGAACTGCAGAACCTGATCATATTCAGGGGGATAAGCTTTTTTACCTTCCTGGTCTACTGTTTCCTCTCGCTGCAGCTCTATTACTCAATGGAGCATGCCATGAATGTGATATTTGATGTCCCGCAAAAGAGGCATTTTCTCATATCTATACTGTGGTCCATCCTGATAGTGACGCTGGTCATGTTATCTTTAATACTCGCCTTTACGCTCAGCTCTTTTGCAGTGATCTTTCACGGCCATCCGATGAATATCTTTGGAATAGCGGTTGGTGTAAAGCTGGGAATTTTCCTGAAATATATAGCCCCTTATTTGCTTGTGCTTTCCGTTTTCACTGCGATATTCATGATAGTTCCAAAGGCAAGGGTGCGTCCTCTGCACGCATTTTTGGGATCTGTGCTTGTAGCTATCTTGTGGGATATTGGGAAAAACTTTTTTACATGGTATGTGAAGAATGTGGCTGATCTCGGCATGATATACGGTTCGCTTACGACCTTCATCTTCGCCCTGGTCTGGGTATATTACTCATCATGCATCGTTCTTCTCGGCGGAGAGTTTGTTTCCTGCCTGGCATCTACACACAGGAAATAG
- a CDS encoding DUF3786 domain-containing protein: MSSGEKKGWDDLRRLSPENVCESAGVVFDNRSETYHMKSFGTDITVFPKDEMFSGNSNLSEIILQRLGYFSRLSMISYLVNFKNIPLSGELLKPLNLKGGDIFFRGSHLLPLDKLAERYGNDADAFLKKGKELGGEELKFGDASLKLHPFPKFPVILILWQADEEFPARFDLLLDSSSELQLPIDIIWSIAMMSLLIMM; this comes from the coding sequence ATGTCGTCAGGAGAAAAAAAGGGATGGGATGATCTGAGGCGCCTTTCGCCTGAAAATGTCTGCGAATCGGCCGGGGTGGTTTTTGATAATAGATCAGAAACCTATCATATGAAATCGTTTGGAACTGACATCACAGTCTTTCCCAAAGATGAGATGTTTTCCGGAAATTCCAATCTGAGCGAGATCATACTTCAGAGGCTTGGTTACTTTTCAAGGCTGTCTATGATCTCATATCTCGTTAACTTTAAGAACATACCGCTTTCAGGGGAACTACTGAAACCCTTAAACTTAAAAGGCGGAGATATCTTCTTCAGAGGGTCTCACCTGCTGCCTCTTGATAAACTTGCTGAAAGATACGGCAATGATGCTGACGCCTTTTTAAAGAAAGGGAAGGAACTTGGCGGTGAAGAACTAAAGTTTGGTGATGCGTCTCTTAAGCTCCACCCTTTTCCAAAATTCCCGGTCATACTGATATTATGGCAGGCAGATGAGGAGTTTCCCGCCCGCTTTGATCTTCTGCTTGATTCCAGCTCAGAACTTCAGCTGCCGATTGATATCATCTGGTCTATCGCCATGATGAGTTTGCTGATAATGATGTAA
- a CDS encoding class I SAM-dependent RNA methyltransferase, giving the protein MTPEKLTLKIERPVYGNVYIAKLEGKVVMVSGQTMPGETVEVVVDKDRKDYITATVSKIIEPSPDRVKPECEYFGICGGCHLQHIPYEQQIKMKEDILSNCLKRIAKTEIGLSGSLVGNSPWKYRIRGQFKVEGDDSGFYKENTRDVVNINKCLIMTDDLDQHFQKARELVKMHGIKELHITSGDRPVALLRVSREFPHNVDMNSLVSKFTDAGFPGLSIDTGETMALNFGDPYLSLELDGLKYSVSPMSFLQSNWDVNIAMIRLIKKELQLTGKEKILDLYAGAGNFSLPLAEGCEVTGVEENPYAIDDGARNLELNNITRYRFVKSKAEEFHTEERPDILILDPPRLGLSNKVTDNVLQMLPKKILYISCNPTTFSRDIKKLLTRYELNSVRMVDLFPQTFHIESMAVLSLK; this is encoded by the coding sequence ATGACACCAGAAAAACTTACATTAAAGATCGAACGTCCGGTATACGGCAATGTATATATAGCGAAGCTTGAAGGCAAGGTAGTGATGGTCAGCGGACAGACCATGCCCGGCGAGACGGTTGAAGTTGTAGTGGATAAAGATAGAAAGGATTACATCACTGCTACTGTGTCAAAGATAATCGAGCCCTCCCCTGACAGAGTAAAGCCGGAGTGTGAATACTTTGGAATATGCGGAGGCTGTCATCTTCAGCATATACCATATGAGCAGCAGATAAAGATGAAAGAGGATATCCTCAGCAACTGCCTCAAGAGGATAGCAAAGACCGAGATCGGCCTCTCAGGGTCATTAGTGGGGAATAGTCCGTGGAAGTACAGGATCAGGGGACAGTTCAAGGTTGAGGGCGATGATTCAGGCTTTTACAAAGAGAATACGAGAGATGTGGTTAATATAAATAAGTGCCTGATCATGACAGATGACCTTGATCAGCATTTCCAAAAAGCAAGAGAACTGGTAAAAATGCATGGGATCAAAGAGCTGCATATAACATCAGGAGACAGGCCGGTCGCTCTTTTAAGGGTCTCAAGGGAATTCCCGCATAATGTAGACATGAACAGTTTGGTCTCAAAATTCACAGATGCCGGATTTCCCGGGCTCTCGATCGATACCGGAGAGACAATGGCATTGAATTTTGGAGACCCGTATCTTTCTCTGGAACTGGATGGCCTTAAATATTCTGTCTCCCCGATGAGCTTTCTCCAGAGCAACTGGGATGTGAACATAGCAATGATCAGGCTGATAAAAAAGGAGCTGCAACTCACAGGCAAAGAAAAGATCCTTGACCTCTACGCAGGCGCAGGCAATTTCTCTCTGCCATTGGCTGAAGGATGTGAAGTGACAGGAGTCGAGGAGAACCCGTATGCCATTGATGACGGGGCAAGGAATCTGGAGTTAAACAATATAACCCGCTACAGGTTTGTGAAGTCCAAGGCTGAAGAATTTCATACTGAAGAGAGACCTGACATACTGATACTTGACCCGCCGAGGCTCGGGCTTTCCAACAAGGTGACAGATAACGTCCTTCAGATGCTGCCGAAAAAGATCTTATACATATCCTGCAACCCGACGACATTTTCAAGGGACATCAAAAAACTCCTGACAAGATACGAGTTAAATTCGGTCAGGATGGTCGATCTCTTCCCTCAGACATTTCATATCGAATCAATGGCGGTCTTAAGTCTCAAGTAA
- a CDS encoding TIGR00730 family Rossman fold protein, whose translation MDDLKNSEPWRIFRIQSELVDGFETLHDLGPAVSIFGSARMTPGSFYYEMAVDLGRKLSEEGFAVITGGGPGIMEGANKGAKEGIGKSVGLNIEIAAEQIPNKYQDISLSFRYFFVRKLMFIKYASAFVIFPGGFGTMDELFEALTLSQTHKIGTFPIVLVGKNYWGGLVDWFKNNLVKNNAIDPEDMGLISLVDDVDDVCKILKEHRKHFESK comes from the coding sequence ATGGATGATCTGAAAAATTCTGAACCCTGGCGCATCTTCAGGATACAGTCTGAACTTGTTGACGGCTTTGAGACCCTGCATGACCTTGGGCCGGCTGTAAGCATCTTCGGCAGCGCCAGGATGACGCCTGGATCATTTTATTACGAGATGGCGGTAGACCTCGGGAGAAAGCTCTCGGAAGAAGGTTTTGCAGTCATAACCGGCGGCGGGCCCGGCATAATGGAAGGCGCAAATAAAGGGGCAAAGGAAGGCATCGGCAAGTCGGTCGGCCTTAATATCGAGATAGCTGCAGAGCAGATACCGAATAAATACCAGGATATCTCGCTCTCATTCAGGTACTTCTTTGTAAGAAAACTTATGTTCATAAAGTATGCCAGCGCCTTTGTGATATTCCCGGGCGGTTTCGGGACTATGGATGAACTATTTGAAGCGCTGACTCTCTCACAGACACATAAGATAGGCACTTTCCCGATCGTCCTCGTCGGTAAGAATTACTGGGGCGGCCTCGTAGACTGGTTCAAAAATAATCTTGTCAAAAATAACGCTATCGATCCTGAAGACATGGGATTGATCTCTCTTGTCGATGATGTTGATGATGTCTGCAAGATACTGAAGGAACACAGAAAGCACTTCGAATCAAAATAG
- the der gene encoding ribosome biogenesis GTPase Der has protein sequence MKKPIVAIVGRPNVGKSTLFNKMVGKRRAVIEDIPGITRDRLYDEAKYDDKRFIVIDTGGIHTEPSKDMDSEVREQALVAVEEADILIMMMDAESGLLPADMELINLLRRYSKKTFYAVNKIDGINKEKNLLTDFYAAGIDIFPVSALNGYGYHDFMEKVTELIPDFDEEESEYPRISILGRPNVGKSTLVNSLLGKNRMIVSDVPGTTRDAVDSICSYYKKNYVLVDTAGIRRKGKMAETFEKYSFMRTVRNVENCDVVLMVLDASEGVVELDLKIAGLIFESGRGAIILLNKWDLVDKEEMSLKKMEAEVYQKMWFMRHVPILTVSALNRQRVTNLFSLVDEVIAESSKRISTNQLNLFIKKVVKLKEPPMHAGKRVKIKYITQIKTKPPGFIIFTNNKEGMKPQYIRFIEKHLRESFGFKGVPLSIFVRQSEVKKRP, from the coding sequence ATGAAGAAACCGATCGTTGCGATAGTAGGAAGGCCGAATGTAGGGAAATCCACCCTTTTTAACAAAATGGTGGGCAAGAGGCGTGCTGTGATCGAGGATATCCCGGGTATCACAAGGGACAGGCTGTATGATGAAGCCAAATACGATGACAAGAGGTTCATAGTCATTGATACGGGCGGTATCCATACAGAGCCTTCTAAGGATATGGATAGCGAGGTGCGGGAGCAGGCGCTGGTTGCGGTGGAAGAGGCTGATATCCTGATCATGATGATGGATGCGGAGAGCGGCCTTCTGCCTGCTGACATGGAGCTTATCAATCTTCTTAGGAGATACAGTAAAAAAACCTTTTACGCGGTAAATAAGATCGACGGCATAAATAAAGAGAAGAACCTTCTGACTGATTTCTATGCAGCGGGTATTGATATATTCCCTGTTTCAGCGCTGAACGGTTATGGTTACCATGACTTTATGGAAAAGGTTACCGAGCTGATCCCTGACTTTGATGAAGAGGAATCAGAATATCCGAGGATATCGATACTGGGACGCCCGAATGTCGGAAAGTCCACGCTTGTCAATTCCCTTCTGGGCAAAAACAGGATGATAGTCAGCGATGTGCCCGGCACGACAAGGGATGCTGTTGATTCAATATGCTCATACTACAAAAAGAACTATGTGCTTGTTGATACCGCCGGTATCCGCAGAAAGGGCAAGATGGCAGAGACCTTTGAAAAATATTCATTCATGAGGACGGTGAGGAATGTTGAGAACTGCGATGTTGTGCTGATGGTCCTTGACGCGTCTGAAGGTGTTGTTGAACTCGACCTGAAGATCGCAGGCTTGATATTTGAGTCAGGCAGGGGCGCGATAATACTCCTGAACAAGTGGGACCTTGTGGATAAGGAGGAGATGTCGCTCAAAAAGATGGAGGCTGAAGTATATCAGAAGATGTGGTTCATGAGGCATGTCCCCATATTGACGGTATCCGCATTGAACAGGCAGAGGGTCACTAACCTCTTTTCCCTTGTGGATGAGGTCATTGCAGAGAGTTCCAAGAGGATCAGCACCAACCAGCTTAATCTCTTTATTAAAAAGGTGGTCAAACTTAAAGAGCCTCCGATGCACGCGGGAAAGCGTGTCAAGATCAAATACATAACCCAGATCAAGACGAAGCCTCCGGGATTTATCATCTTTACAAATAATAAAGAGGGTATGAAGCCTCAATATATCAGGTTCATTGAAAAACATTTGAGGGAGTCATTCGGATTTAAGGGTGTTCCGTTAAGTATATTCGTGAGACAGAGCGAGGTTAAGAAAAGGCCATAA
- a CDS encoding restriction endonuclease: MSKTANIKVKKASGAVEDINLDKLHASLVRSGADSEKANEIIDLMLDEIPAVTSTRKIYRLAKKHLRTLNHSAGLRYSLKNAIFRLGPSGYPFEKYLGAVMTNYGYKVKTGVIIEGNCIDHEIDVYAVKEDEVSLVECKYRNTPGGTTDVKTALYVHSRFHDLWPTMKALYPDKTFKGWLVTNTRCTTTAVTYAKCMGLNIRSWSYPDGDSLQKMIEDKKLYPVTIISGIKSGIISTLIKEDIILLKDLAVMSEGRIAKMLSLTPRKAAALKKQADDLCLC; encoded by the coding sequence ATGTCAAAAACAGCAAACATAAAGGTCAAAAAAGCCTCAGGAGCTGTTGAAGACATCAACCTGGACAAGCTTCATGCTTCACTTGTACGCTCAGGCGCTGACAGTGAAAAGGCAAATGAGATAATTGACCTGATGCTTGATGAGATACCAGCAGTTACCAGCACCAGAAAGATCTACAGGCTTGCCAAAAAACATCTCCGCACCCTCAACCATTCGGCAGGGCTCAGATATTCTTTAAAAAACGCCATCTTCCGGCTGGGCCCTTCAGGATATCCTTTTGAGAAATATTTAGGCGCGGTCATGACGAATTACGGCTATAAGGTCAAGACCGGCGTTATCATTGAAGGCAATTGTATCGATCATGAAATAGATGTCTATGCCGTAAAAGAAGACGAGGTCTCACTCGTAGAGTGCAAATACAGAAACACCCCCGGCGGTACTACGGATGTAAAGACCGCGCTGTACGTGCACTCAAGGTTTCATGACCTCTGGCCGACCATGAAAGCGCTTTATCCTGATAAAACCTTCAAAGGCTGGCTTGTGACCAATACGCGCTGCACCACTACCGCTGTCACATACGCAAAGTGCATGGGCCTCAATATCAGAAGCTGGAGCTACCCTGACGGAGACAGCCTGCAGAAGATGATTGAGGATAAAAAACTCTACCCTGTCACAATTATTTCAGGGATCAAGTCCGGGATTATCAGCACACTTATCAAAGAAGACATCATCCTGCTTAAAGACCTCGCAGTGATGAGTGAGGGCAGGATTGCGAAGATGCTCTCCCTTACGCCCAGAAAAGCCGCAGCATTAAAGAAACAGGCTGATGATCTGTGCCTGTGTTAA